One Deinococcus carri DNA segment encodes these proteins:
- a CDS encoding IclR family transcriptional regulator: MLSTLEKAGRVLRLFTAHNPEWGVSEVARKLSIPKTSAHDALTTLTQIGLVHRMVTGRYRLGFMIVPLHAVLMAQTPWRLVAHEEMERLAVLLQEPLHLMAFDGGHAICIDLVEGDGDPPLVRVGDVLPAYASASGKVFLASRSQEEVRRVCARMQAFTPNTIVSLDELQSELARIRERGYGLDIEESNSGRSAIGAPIYNANGEIIAAVTIAAATPRFERHKSLWLQELLAATHVISERLGYQPDPGEGRLHWHLVEGQEKLRQAPRNQRKS; this comes from the coding sequence GCAAGGAAGCTGAGTATCCCCAAGACCAGCGCCCATGATGCCCTGACCACACTGACGCAAATTGGTCTGGTTCACCGGATGGTCACCGGACGTTACCGGTTGGGGTTCATGATCGTGCCGCTGCATGCCGTTCTGATGGCCCAGACACCCTGGCGTCTGGTCGCCCATGAAGAGATGGAACGGCTTGCAGTCCTGCTTCAGGAGCCGCTGCACCTGATGGCCTTTGACGGTGGTCACGCCATTTGCATTGACCTCGTGGAGGGGGATGGAGATCCTCCACTGGTCAGGGTAGGTGACGTGCTGCCCGCGTACGCCTCTGCCTCCGGTAAGGTCTTCCTCGCCAGCCGTTCCCAGGAGGAGGTGCGCCGGGTCTGCGCGCGCATGCAGGCGTTCACCCCCAACACCATCGTCTCGCTGGACGAGTTGCAATCCGAACTCGCCCGGATCCGTGAGCGTGGTTATGGCCTCGACATTGAGGAATCGAACTCCGGCCGCTCCGCCATCGGTGCACCGATTTACAATGCCAACGGTGAGATCATCGCAGCGGTGACCATCGCAGCGGCAACACCCCGCTTCGAGCGGCATAAGAGTCTCTGGCTGCAAGAACTCCTGGCCGCCACCCACGTCATCTCGGAGCGCCTCGGGTACCAGCCGGATCCGGGTGAAGGTCGGCTGCACTGGCACCTGGTCGAGGGTCAGGAGAAACTGAGGCAGGCCCCTCGCAACCAACGAAAATCCTGA